The nucleotide window ATGATGCCGGACGCCAGGCCGGACTTGGCCGACAGGATGCCCAGCGGCACGCTGAACAGGATCGCCAGGATGCTCGCGACGAGCACCAGAGCCAGCGAGTCCATCGCGTTCTCCCACTGGTCGACGCCCACGATCACGACGAGGCCGACCACGGTGCCCACGGCGAACTTCCAGCCGCGGATCATCAGGCCCAGAGCGGCGGCCACGAGGATGATCACCCAGAACGGCGGGGTGGCGAGAACGAGGTCCACGAGGTCGTAGGCGCCGCTGAAGATGGCGCGCACGAAGTCGAAGAAGAACCCGAAGGTGTCGGTGATGAAGTCGATGAACGAATCGGCCCAGCTCCCGAGCGGGATGCGGAAGTCTGTTGCTGTAATCAGGGCTGCTGTGATGCTCACGGCTGGACTCCTTCCGGCGCGGTCTCGCGCAGGGTTTCGGTGATGATGCTCATCGAGATGGTGGCCGGCGGTTCCATCACCGGCAGCTCGCCGGTGCCGGTGCTCACGTTGCCGAGGGCGGCGAGCAGAGTGACCCTCGGGATGACCCCGAGCAGGCGATTGCGGTCGTCGACAACGGCGATGGGCAGGTCGCTCTCCACGGCCAGCTCGACGAGATCGACCAGCGCGGTGTCGGCGGAAACCGCGGTGGCGTCGAGGATGATCGCGCGCAGGTCGCCGTCGCCGGCCTTGACCTGCTTGAGCACGTCGCGGTCGCGCACGACCCCGGCGAAGCTGCGGTCGCGACGCAACACGAAGGTGGCCGAGGTCTGCAGGTCGCGCATGGTGCGGAGGGCCGCGCGCGGACCGGCGGTCACCGTCACGACGGACCGGGCCGGTTCCATGACACTGCCGGCGGTGAGCACGCGGGCCCTGTCGACATCCTGCACGAACTGGGCCACGTAGTCGTTGGCCGGGTCGGTGAGGATCTCTTCGGGCGTGCCGATCTGCACGATGCGGCCGTCGCGCATGACGGCGATGCGGTCGCCGAGGAACATGGCCTCGTTGAGGTCGTGGGTGATGAAGATGATGGTCTTGCCGAGTTCGGCCTGCAGCTCGATGAGCTGTTCCTGCATCTCACGGCGGATCAGCGGGTCGAGCGCGGAGAATGCCTCGTCCATCAGGAGCACGTCGGTGTCTGCGGCCAGAGCGCGGCCGAGGCCGACGCGCTGCTGCATGCCACCGGACAACTCGGAGGGCAGGTTGTCGGCCCAGCCGTCCAGCCCCACCAGGCGGATGATGGTGCGCGCCTTGGCCAGGCGTTCGTCGCGGGGCATGCCCTGCACCTCGAGGCCGTAGGCGACGTTGTCGATCACGGTGCGGTGCGGCAGCAGAGCGAAGTGCTGGAAGACCATGGAGATGCTCTGGCGGCGCACGTCGCGCAGTTTGGCGGCCGGGATGCCGGTGATCGGGGTATCCCCGACGGTGACAGTGCCGCTGGTCGCCTCGAGCAGGCCGTTGAGCATGCGGATCAGGGTGGACTTGCCCGAGCCGGACAGTCCCATCACCACGAAGATCTCCCCGCGCTTCACCTCGAAGGAGGCGTCGATGACGGCAGCGGTTCCGAGGTGGGCGAGCTCGTCGCGGCTGGCGCCGCCCTGGAGCTTCTTGACGATGTCGTATGGTTTGCGGCCGAACGCCTTGTAGAGCTTGTCCGCCTTGACGGCGATGCCCGGTGTTTCGGTTGTTACTGGTGCTGTGTGCTCCGCCTCACTGGCGGATTTTTCTGCCTTGACGGCAATGATTTCGGTCACGGATTCTCCGGAGCACGCCGAATGGACCGCCTGGACGGTCGACAACACGGGGGCTCGCTGTGTCGGACGGGTAGGCCGAGACCGGCCTCGACACCGGCTACCGGTGTGGGCTGGGGTGACCATGGGGTCACGCCCGTCTGGGCCTCACCGTACGCTCGCGGCCGTCCCAGTCGGGCTGGGGGCTACGCGTTCGCGTCCTGGTGAAGGGTCGTAAGACCAGAAGCGAGCCTAGCATGCGAACGCATGAAAGCCCCCCGGACGAGGGCGGTTTCGACCCTCGTCCGGGAAGCTTAAGTGCAGGTCAGGCATGCTAAAGCCGTGCGCCGGGGATCAGCGCCTGGCCAGCTCGGGCTGCGGCGCGGCGACTTCGTCGCGCGGCACGTCATGGGCGGCATCCGTTGGCTCCGCCACGGTGTGCGCCGCCATCATCGTGGACTCGTCGAACGGCGCGTGCCGGTCGAGCACGAGGTCCACCTGGGCCCGGTCGATCTCCTTGGTCCAGGTGCCGATCAGCACCGTCGCGACGGCATTGCCGGTGAAGTTGGTCAGCGCGCGGGCCTCCGACATGAACCTGTCGATGCCCACGATGAATGCCACCCCGCCGACCAGCTGCGGGGCGTGCGCTTGCAGGCCGCCGGCGAGGGTCGCGAGTCCCGCTCCGGTGACCCCGGCCGCGCCCTTGGACGCGATGATCATGAACACCAGCAGGCCGATCTGCTCCCCCAGCATCAGCGGCTGGCCGAGGGCCGTGGCGATGAACAGCGACGCCATGGTGAGGTAGATCGCCGTGCCGTCGAGGTTGAACGAGTACCCGGTGGGCACGGTGACCCCCACGACCGGCTTGGACACCCCGAGGTGCTCCATCTTGGCGATCAGGCGGGGCAGCGCGGCCTCAGACGACGAGGTCGAGAAGATCAGCAGGTACTCGCGGCCCAGGTAGCGCATCAGCTTGAAGATGTTGACGCCGGTGGCCAGTTTGAGCAGCCCGCCGAGGATCACCACTATGAAGATGATGCAGGTGAGGTAGAACGCAGCCATCAGAGTGAACAGGCTGATCACGGCCTGGATCCCGGTGGCGCCGACGACGGCGGCGATGGCGCCGAACGCGCCGATCGGGGCCAGCCACATCACCATCACGAGAATACGGAAGGTCAGCGCCTGCAGGTGTGCGATTCCGGTGAGGATGGGCTTGCCGGCGGCTCCCATCTTCTGCAGCGCGAAGCCCACGACGAGCGCCACCATCAGGGTCTGCAGGATGTTGCCCGAGGTGAGCGAGGAGATCAGGGTGGTGGGCACGATGCCGAGCAGGAACGAGTGCGTGTCGGCCGCCTCAGGGGCGGTGTAGGTCGCATCCTGCAGGTTGAGACCCTCACCGGGGTGGATGAGGTTGCCGACGAGCAGGCCGATGCCCAGCGCGAAGGTGGACATCACCAGGAAGTAGCCGAGCGCCAGGCCGCCGATCTTCCCGACCGTCGCCGCCTTGGCGATGGATCCGATGCCGAGCACGATGGTGCAGAAGATGATCGGCGCGATCATCATCTTGATCAGCAGCACGAAAACGTCACCGAGCGGCTTGAGCGCAACGGCGAAGCCGTCCGGCCCGCCGAACAGCAGGCCCACCAGGATTCCCAGGCCGACGGCCACGATCACCGCGATGTAGAGGTAGTGGGACTTGTCGAGCCGTTTGCGGGTCGTTCCGCCGGGGCGGCCGGCGCCGCGGGAAGTGCCGCCGCGAGGAATAGCGAATGCCATGTCAGACTCCTTTGTCTAGGCTGTACGGAATCCGGCAGGCGGCCCGAACAGCAGTGGTGAATACACAGTGCGGGACGGGAGGCGTACGGTCACTCTTGCGGTCATATTGGTCACGACGTCGTGACCGGCGGTTTTTCACAGGCGAAAGGACGAGTGCGCGAGATGCACGGGTGGAGCATTGCACGCCGGCTTTTCCTCGCCCACTTCGTGTTCATCGTCGTGCTGGCGGTGTTCGTCGGGACGGCGTCTTTCGTTGATGCCCGCGACCGCGGCTACTCCGAGACGGCCGACCGGATGCTCGCTGTCGCGGCCGCGATCGCCGACAGTCCGCTGGTGGTCACCGCGGCGCAGTCACCGGACCCCACGGCGGCCCTGCAGGCGTACACCCTCGAGGTGACCGAACACGCCGAGCTGGACTTCATCACGATCATGAGCCCGGCCGGCATCCGATGGACGCACCCGGATGCGGGCGAGATCGGCCGGCACTACATCGGCAAGACGGCCCCTGCCGTGGCCGGAACACCGTTCACCGAGGTGACCAGCGGCACGCTGGGCCCGTCGGTGCGCGCCGTCGTTCCCATCGTCGACCCCGACGGCACCGTGGTGGGCCTGGTGGCAGCCGGGGTGAAGACCAGCAACCTGCAGATCGCGCTCAACGCCCGCCTCCCCGCCATCCTGGCGCTCGCGCTGGCACTGCTGCTGGCCGGGTCGGTGGCCACCTGGCTGCTCGGCCGCTATCTGCGCCGGGTCACCCTCGGCTGGGGCCCGGAGGAGCTCGCGCAGCTCTTCGTCTACAACGATTCGGTGCTGCACTCCGTGCGGGAAGGGCTTGTGCTCGTCGACCGCAAGGGCGACATCGTGCTCTACAACGACCAGGCCGCGCAGCTGCTCGGGATCCCGTCCCGGCAAGGCTCCAGGTCCGGTGCCGCCGCGCCGGCGATCGCCGATCTCGACCTCCCGCCCAGCCTCGCCGAGCTGCTGGCCAGCGGGCGCACAGCGCAGGACGAGGTGCATCTCACCGACACCCGGGTGCTCGTGGTGAGCCAGGAACCGGCGGTGCCCACTCCGAGCCGGGTGCGCAGCCGCACCACCCCGATGGGCACCGTCACCACCATCCGCGATCACACCGACCTCGAGTCGCTCGGCACCGAGCTGGCGTCGATGCGCACCCTCTCGGATGCACTGCGCGCCCAGACCCATGAGCACGCGAACCGCCTGCACACCATCGTGTCGCTGATGGAGCTCGGCCGGAGCGCGGAGGCGTTGGAGTTCGCGACCAGGGACATGGCTGTGAGCCAGCACCTGACCGACGAGATGATCGGTTCGGTGGATGAGCCTGTGATCGGTGCCCTCCTGGTGGGCAAATTCGCCCAGGCCGGCGAGTTGGGCGTGCAGCTGACCGTGGACTCCGCCGGCACCCTGGCGGACTCCGGACTGTCGGTGCAGGACCTGGTGACGGTGCTGGGCAACCTGGTGGACAACGCCCTCGATGCCGCCGCCGGAGGCGAGCCTCCTCGACGCGTGGATGTGGCCATCCGCACCGTCTCGGCCGCCCCGGCCCCGCCCGTCGTGGTGATCGAGGTCGCCGACACCGGTCGCGGAGTCGACCCCGACGAGCTCGGCCAGGTGTTCACGCTCGGGCACAGCACGAAAGACCCGGGCCGGTACGGGCGCGGCCTGGGCCTGGCACTGGTGCGCCAGGCGGTGAACCGGCTCGGCGGCAGCCTCACCGTGACGCGGCGCATCGGCGCCGTGTTCACCGTGACGATTCCGCTGCATGCGCCAGCCGCCGAGCCACAGGTGACGCCGAATGCTTGACCAGGAAAGCACGCCGGCCGTGGACGCATCCGACCGGTCGGTGATCCAGGTTCTCATCGTCGAAGACGAACCGCTCACCGCCGAGGCACACGCGGCCTATCTGCAGCGGCTGCCCGGGTTCGAGCACGCCGGAACCGCCGGCACTGGCCAGTCGGCCATCCGCCTGGTTGCCGAAGCCGCGACCACCGGCTCCCCCGTCGACCTGGTGCTGATGGACATGAACCTGCCCGACCTGCACGGCCTGGATGTGTCCCGCCGGCTGCGGGCCGCGAATCTCGAGTGCGACATCATCGCGATCACGGCCATCCGAGACCTGCAGGTGGTGCGCGGCGCCATCTCGGCCGGGGTGGTGCAGTACCTGATCAAGCCGTTCACTTACGCCACCTTCGCCCAGAAGCTCACCACCTACCGGGAGTTCCACCGCCAACTCGGCGAGCGCTCACGGGTGACCAGCCAGGCGGATGTCGACCAGGCGTTCAACAGTCTGCGCACCCCCACGCCGATCACCCTGCCCAAGGGCCTCGCGGAGGGCACCCTGGCAGGGGTGACCGAGTTCCTCAAGGCGCGCAGCGCCCCGGTGTCGGCGGCCGAGCTCACCGACGAGCTCGGCATCTCCCGGGTCACCGCCCGCCGCTACCTGGAGCACCTCGCCGAGGACGGTTCGGTGTTGCGCTCCCCCCGATACGGCACCCCGGGCCGCCCCGAAAACGAGTACACCTGGCGGCGCGACTAGCGGAGCCGAGGCGGCGCCTCCAGGTACACATCGATCGGGTCTTGGCGGTCGACGACGAACCCGTTGCGCTCATAGAGCGTTCGCGCTGGGCTGCCCTGCAGCACATTCAGCCGGAATGGCCGGGTATCACCTTGGGTGGCCATGATCTCCCGGAGCACCTGCCCGCCGATCCCCCGGCCCTGCTGCGCGGGCTGCAGATAGAAGTGTTCGATCCACAGGGCGTCCGTTTCCGGCCGCACAGCGATGAGCCCGGCGCTCGCACCGTCGACGGTGATGACCGAGGTGTGGGCGCTGTCGAAGGCCGCCAGGAAGCGCTGGCGCACCCGCACCGGATCCCACCGGCCGAGCCGCTCGAGGTCGGCACGCATGACGACGGCTCGAAGCTCCGCCATCCAGGACGCGTCGGCCGGGCTACTCGGGGCCAGGGTCCACTCGGTAGTCATGCTGCAATGCAAGCGCACCAGGACCGTCATCGTCAAAAGTTCGTCGCGGTGAGCTGGCTGACCGGCGACCGCACGTGGACCGGCCTGCGGAGACGGTAGGAGTCCTCCTACCGGATCGAGTCTTCCGTCTCGGTCGCGAGCGCAATGCGCAGCCGTCCTTTCGCCGACGCGTACCGCGACCGGGCCGTTGACGCCGAGACGCCGCTGACCTGGGCCGCTTCCACGATGCTGAATCCCTCCCAGTGCACGAGTTCGACGAGTTCGCGCAGGGCGGCCGGGAGCTGCGCGACAGCATCCCGCACCGCGAGGGTCTCGAGGTCATCCGTGGGCGCCGGTGGGTGGTCCAGCTCGTGGCGCAACCGATCGGTGGCGGCCAGGCGGCGTCGGGTCGATCGGCGGGCGTTCAGCAGCAGGTTGCGGGCGATCGCGAAGAGCCACATCCGGCCGCCGATCTCGTCGGTCGGGGCCGTACGGGCTTTCCTCCACGCCACGATGAAGGTCTCGCTCAAGACGTCAGCGGCATCCGCGCGCGGATCGATCCGCCGCTCCAGATAGGCGAGCAGGTCCGACGCATTGGCGCGGATCAGGGCCTCCAGGCGGTCGTCACTGGCAGCCAGGCTCACCGGGCGACCTCGTCACAGGTTCCGCCTGCTTCGAGCGAGAAGTGGCTGGTATCCAGGCCCCTGGCCGTGACGCCATCCGTCATCATCGTGAAGGCGGCACTGAGCAACGCGTCGGTCTCCGGGTCAGGGGGCGCCGGCTGGATAGTCGCCTCCGGGTGGGCTGCGTTGTACTGCGCGAGGGCGGCAGCCTTGGCAGCGGCGGCGGCCGAGGCCCGGGCGTCCTGGCGAGCGCTGTCGGGAACCTCCACGGTCTCGAAGTCGATGCCGAGGAGGATCTCCTGGGCGGCGAGGAAGGATGCGTCGTCCGCCGGCACTCCCTCCGGACGCACGATCATGCCTGCCACACAGAAATCGCCGTCGGCGTTGGTGTGCTGCAACGACCGGTCCGGGGTGAAGCCCAACCATTCGAGGAGCGGCGGCGAGGCCAGCGCGGTCGAGGTTCCCCCGAGGAGGACGACGCCGAGCGCCGCTCCCCCGATCAGCCACCGACGGGCGCGCGTCCGTCGGCGTGCCGGCCGGCTGCTCGTGATCATCGCATCGACGGCGGCCCTGAAACTCTCGTCGCGGCTCATGACCGCAGGCGCCGATCCCGCGAGCCGACCGTACAGCTCCTCGTCATCCATGTCTGTCCCCCTCAGTGATGCTCTCACTAGCTACATGTCCGCATGTACCTGAAGCGTCCGAAGGGCCCGTTCTCGCGGCATCCACACCGGTTAGAGTGGAATCCCGGGAGAGGGTGCGCCATGGTTTCGCCTCGAGAACACGGTCTGGCGCCCGCACAGAACGATGTGCCCGCCGCGCGACACACGCTGGGCATCCTCACGCACCTGGCCGCCCAACGCGGGCCCGTGCCGGCCTCCACCATCGCTCAGGCGCTCGGTCTGCCCCGCTCCACCGTGTACAGGCTGCTCGGCGTGCTCACCGAGCTCGGCTTCGTGCTGCACTTCCCCGAGGCCCGCCGCTACGGCATCGGACTGGCCGCGTTCGAGTTGAGCTCCGGCTTCTCCCGGCAAGAACCGCTGGCCCGGCTGGGCCGACCGATCCTCGCGTCGCTCGTCGACAAAATCGGCGAGAGCGCGCACCTGGCGGTGCTGCACGGCCGCGACGTGATCTACCTCGTCGAAGAGCGCGCGCCCCGCCGGCCCGCCCTGGTGACGGATGTCGGCGTGCGGCTGCCCAGCCACCTCACGGCCAGCGGCCGGGCCCTGCTCGCCACGCTGCCGCTGTCCCAACTGCGGGCGCTGTTCCCCGACAAGGCCGCGTTCGTGCAGCGCTCGGCCGACGACAGCGCCCATCCCCGGGGCGCCGTGAGCAGCTACCGCGAACTGAGCCGACTCCTGGTCGAGGTGCGCGCCCACGGCTACGCGGCCGAGGACGGCGACGTCACCGAAGGCATCGCATCCGTGGCCGTGGCGGTGCGCGACCACTCCGGCTGGCCCGCCGCCGGCATCGCCGTCACCTTCGCCCGCTCGAGCGTGCCGCCCGAGCGCTGGCCGGAACTCGCCGCAGCGGTGGAGCACTCGGCGGCGGAGCTCAGCCGGCGGATCAGCGGCCGAGCCGGCTGAGTGCGGCTCTCCCGAACCCCATTTCCAGCAGTTTTGGATGCCGGTGAACCTTTGGGCTCTGCGCCTCGTTGTTCAGGGTGGATGACCATCATCCGTGGCAAGAGTGAAGACGACACTGAACGAGGGTGACATGCAGAAGAAGACGAAGATCGGGCTGTGGATTGCGGGCGGAGTTGTCGTCATCGGCGGCGCCGCCCTGGCATTCGGACCGGCCGTGTACGCCGGTTACGCCAACAGCAACGCCGAGGCAGCCCCCACCATCGCGGCGGGCACCCCCACCACGTCGGATGCGGCCACCTCCGTCCCCGTGAACGCCGACGACCTGTCGGGCAGCTGGAGCATCGGCGCGGACTCTTACGCGGGCTACCGTGTCGACGAGGTGCTGCAGGGCAACGACGTGACCGTGACCGGCCGCACGACCGACGTGACCGGTGTCCTCACCGTCGACGCGCTCTCCCTCACGGCCGCCACCATCACGGTGGATGTGGCGAGCATCGCCACCGACGAGAGCGCCAGGGACGCCTACTTCCGCGACACCGCCATGGAGGTCGGCGAGTTCCCAACGGCCACCTTCACCCTCACCGAACCGGTCACCCTCGAGGCGCCCGAAGCCGGGGTTGCCCAGACCGTGAGCGCCACCGGTGAACTGACCATGCACGGCGTGACCCAGCCCGTCACCGTCGAGCTGCAGGCCGCGCTCACCGACACCGGCGGCCAGGTCGTCGGCACCATCCCGATCACCTTCAGCGACTACGGTGTTGAGGCCCCCGACCTCGGCTTCGTCTCGGTCGAAGATGCCGGCTCCGTCGAGTTCTCACTCAACGCCCTGCAGAATTAGATCCACCGTGTTCATCGTGGGCATCGGGCAGACCGGGAGGTGACCGTGGCGGACCAACACGCAGAGCCGCACGCTGAGCTCCTCCGGGCGCTGCACGATGCCCACGGGCCGGCGCTCTTCCGCTACGTCGTGCGCCTCACCGGAGACTACGGCTTCGCCCAGGATGTGGTGCAGGAAGCCCTACTGCGCGCCTGGAAACGACCGGCGCTTCTCGACCGGGACGACGAGGCCGCCAGGGCGTGGCTGTTCACCGTGGCCAGGAACCTCGTCATCGACGACCGCCGCAGCGCCCGGTTCGCCCGCGAGATCAGCACCGATGCCCTGCCGGAGACGGCGTCAGCTGACGCCACCGAGGCCGTCCTGGACCGGTGGCTGCTCACGGATGCGCTCACCGCGCTGTCCCCCGAACACCGCACCGTGCTCGTGAGCGCCTATTACCTCGGCCAGTCGATCGCCGAGATCGCCCGCCGCGAGCAGGTACCGGAGGGCACCGTGAAGTCGCGCCTGCACTACGCCCTGCGAGCGATGCGGCTCGCCCTACAGGAAAGAGGGGTCACCGAATGACCTCCACCCCCGACAACTTCCGTGAGTGGGATGCCGCCTACGTGCTCGGTGCGCTGAGCACCGAAGACCGACGCACCTTCGAACGCCACCTCGCGGGCTGCCCCGCCTGCGCCGCCGCCGTAGCCGAGCTCGCCGGGATGCCCGGCATCCTGGCCGCCCTCCCCGCGGCAGAGGCCCAGGCGATCAGCGAGGCCGGCGCCGCCGATGACCACCTGCGCAGCGCGCTGCACCAGCCGGGACTCGTGCAGCGGCTGGCCGGCGCGGCCGTGAAGCGCACCAGGCGCACCCGCATCCGCCTGGCCGTGGCCTGCGTCGCCGCCGCGGTGCTGATCGCGCTGGGCGGCGGGGCGCTCGGCGCCGTTCTCACCTCCTCCCCCGGCGTCGAGGCCGGCCCGGCCGTGCCGCCTGCCACCAGCCCGGCCGCGACCCCGACCGAGGCGACCCGGATCGTGGCCATGGAACCGCTGGAACCCAACGCGCTCACTGCCGCCCTCACCATCACCGATACCGACTGGGGAACCCGGTTCGACTGGTCGTGCGTGTATCTCAACGAGCTGTGGAAGGACAACGGGCCGCAGGACTACGACATGGTCATGACCGATCGGAACGGCGACTCGACGGTGCTGGCGACCTGGACGGCGACCAGCCCGAGCACCGAGAACCTGGCCGCGTCGACCGACGTGCCGCGCGACCAGATTCAGAGCATCGAGATCCGGGCCAGCCAGAGCGGACTCGCGCTCGCCCACACCGACCTGTAAGGCCACGGCCGCGGGGCCTTGAAAGGACATCCCATGATGGTTGCACTGCCCATCCTCGCCGTGACCGGCTCCACCGGAGCACTCGGAAGCCTCGTCGCGCACGCGCTGGCCGCGGATGGCGTGCCCCAACGTCTGCTCGCGCGCACCGTGGCCAAGGCGCCGCAGTTGCCCGGGAGTGTCGCGCTGCCGTTCTCCTATTCCGACCGGGCCGCCTGCGCTCTGGCGCTGGACGGCGTGCAAACGCTGTTCATGGTGTCGGCCGCCGAGAATGCCGAGCGGCTCGACCAGCACCGCGCCTTCATCGACTCGGCCCGAGCCGCTGGGGTGCGCCACATCGTCTACACCTCGTTCATCGCAGCGGCACCCGATGCGACCTTCACGCTGGCCAGGGATCACTACGCCACCGAGCAGTACATCCAGGCGTCCGGGATCGAGCACACCTTCCTGCGCGACAGCCTCTACCTCGACTTCATGCACGCTCTCGTCGGCGCAGATGGCGTCATCCGCGGACCGGCCGGCACGGGCCGGGTGGCCGCCGTCGCCCGGGCGGATGTGGCCAGGACCGCCGTGGCGGTGCTGCGGGATGTGACCGCCCACCGGAACGTGACCTACGACCTCACCGGACCGGAGGCGCTGACCATGGCCGAGGTCGCCCAGACGCTCTCCGCCGCCCAGGGAAGCACCGTGCGTTTCCACGACGAAACCCTCGCCGAGGCGTACGAGTCCCGCGCGCCGTGGGGCGCACCGGGGTGGCAGGTGGACGCCTGGGTCTCGACCTACACGGCCATCGCCGCCGGAGAGATGGCCGCGGTCAGCACCGACATCGAAACGATCACCGGTCTCAAGCCGGCCAGTCTCGCCCAGCTCCTGGCCGGGTAGGCAGGGCGGCCGGTACGGCTTGGGTCAGAGCGCCCAGAGGTCCCGGCTCGCCGCCTCCCGCACGGCCGCCGACACGGCATCGAGCAGTGGCGACGACAGGTTCCATCGTTGCCAGTACAGCGGCACGTCCACCGGATGCGCGGCCGCCAGGTCCACGAGCCGGCCGTCGGCGATCTCTTCCAGGCACTGCTGTTCGGGCAGCACGCCCCAGCCCAGGCCCAGCAGCACGGCCCTTGCGAAGTCGTTCGAGGCGGGGATGACGTGTCGCGGCGCGGCGCCGGGGCGTCCCGCCTGGGCGCGGAGGAACGCATCCTGCAGGTCGTCGTTGCGGTCGAACGTCACCACGGGCGCCTGAGACAATGTCGCCAGGCCGTCCTGGAGCCAGCGGTCGACGAAGGCCGGGGTAGCTACAGCGCGGTACCGCATCCGGCCGAGCGGTTCGGTCACGCAGCCCTGGATGGTTTCGTGGCTGGAGGTGACCGCGGCCATGACGGCGCCGGCGCGCAGCAGCGAGAGCGTGTGCTCCTGATCCTCGCGGTGCAGATCGAAGGCCACATCGCGTTCGGCGGCCACTGGCGCCAGCGCGCCGAGAAACCAGGTGGCCAGGCTGTCGGCGTTGACGGCGAGGGAGACGCGCGCCGGCCGACCAGCCGGCGCGGCGTCCTGGAGCAAGCGTTCGGTGTCGGCCTCGAGGAGTTCGACCTGGCGCGCATAACGCAGCACCACAGCGCCGGCCGCCGTGAGCGCCACGGGGGTCGTACGCTGCACGAGCACCCGGCCGGAGGCCTGCTCCATGGCCTTCACCCGCTGGGACACGGCGGAGGCCGTGACGTGCAGGCGGCGGGCGGCCGCATCGAAGGTGCCCTCCTCCATCAGGGCGAGGAGGGTGCCGAGCTGTTCCAGGGTGAATCGCTGCATTAGCTCAGCTTACGCATCATCAGAAACTGTAGCTGGACTGAATCATGGTGGCTGCCTACGGTGGAATCATGACCCCCGCGACAACACTCCTGCCCGCCCTCCTGGGCCTGCTCACGGGGCTCTCCCTCATCGTCGCCATCGGCGCCCAGAACGCGTTCGTCCTGCGGCTCGGGATCGAGGGCCGCACCCGGGTGATCGCACCGGTGGTCGCCATCTGCGCTCTCTCCGATGCCGCACTGATTCTCGCCGGGGTCCTCGGCATGGGCACTCTCGTGCAGGCGGCGCCGGCGGTCATGCAGGTCGTGCGGATCGGCGGGGCCGCCTTCCTGCTCGGCTACGGCCTGTGGGCCGCGCGCCGCGCCATCCGCCCCGGGGCCCTGGTGCTCACCGGAGCGCCGTCCGTGACGGGGATGCGCGTGGCTGTCGGCACGGTACTCGCCCTCACCTGGCTCAACCCGCACGTCTACCTGGACACGGTCGTGCTCCTCGGCTCCGTCGCCTCGCAGCAGGATGCCGCCGGGCGCTGGTGGTGGGTGGGCGGCGCCATGCTGGGCAGCCTGCTCTGGTTTGCCGGCCTCGGTTTCGGGGCGCGCCTGCTGCGCCCGGTCTTCGCCCGCCCGCGCGCCTGGCGGGTGCTCGACGGCATCATCGCCGTGGTCATGCTCGTGCTGGGCGCGCGGCTGGCGTTCGACCTG belongs to Cryobacterium sp. SO2 and includes:
- a CDS encoding glycine betaine/L-proline ABC transporter ATP-binding protein, whose amino-acid sequence is MAVKADKLYKAFGRKPYDIVKKLQGGASRDELAHLGTAAVIDASFEVKRGEIFVVMGLSGSGKSTLIRMLNGLLEATSGTVTVGDTPITGIPAAKLRDVRRQSISMVFQHFALLPHRTVIDNVAYGLEVQGMPRDERLAKARTIIRLVGLDGWADNLPSELSGGMQQRVGLGRALAADTDVLLMDEAFSALDPLIRREMQEQLIELQAELGKTIIFITHDLNEAMFLGDRIAVMRDGRIVQIGTPEEILTDPANDYVAQFVQDVDRARVLTAGSVMEPARSVVTVTAGPRAALRTMRDLQTSATFVLRRDRSFAGVVRDRDVLKQVKAGDGDLRAIILDATAVSADTALVDLVELAVESDLPIAVVDDRNRLLGVIPRVTLLAALGNVSTGTGELPVMEPPATISMSIITETLRETAPEGVQP
- a CDS encoding cation:dicarboxylase symporter family transporter yields the protein MAFAIPRGGTSRGAGRPGGTTRKRLDKSHYLYIAVIVAVGLGILVGLLFGGPDGFAVALKPLGDVFVLLIKMMIAPIIFCTIVLGIGSIAKAATVGKIGGLALGYFLVMSTFALGIGLLVGNLIHPGEGLNLQDATYTAPEAADTHSFLLGIVPTTLISSLTSGNILQTLMVALVVGFALQKMGAAGKPILTGIAHLQALTFRILVMVMWLAPIGAFGAIAAVVGATGIQAVISLFTLMAAFYLTCIIFIVVILGGLLKLATGVNIFKLMRYLGREYLLIFSTSSSEAALPRLIAKMEHLGVSKPVVGVTVPTGYSFNLDGTAIYLTMASLFIATALGQPLMLGEQIGLLVFMIIASKGAAGVTGAGLATLAGGLQAHAPQLVGGVAFIVGIDRFMSEARALTNFTGNAVATVLIGTWTKEIDRAQVDLVLDRHAPFDESTMMAAHTVAEPTDAAHDVPRDEVAAPQPELARR
- a CDS encoding sensor histidine kinase; this translates as MHGWSIARRLFLAHFVFIVVLAVFVGTASFVDARDRGYSETADRMLAVAAAIADSPLVVTAAQSPDPTAALQAYTLEVTEHAELDFITIMSPAGIRWTHPDAGEIGRHYIGKTAPAVAGTPFTEVTSGTLGPSVRAVVPIVDPDGTVVGLVAAGVKTSNLQIALNARLPAILALALALLLAGSVATWLLGRYLRRVTLGWGPEELAQLFVYNDSVLHSVREGLVLVDRKGDIVLYNDQAAQLLGIPSRQGSRSGAAAPAIADLDLPPSLAELLASGRTAQDEVHLTDTRVLVVSQEPAVPTPSRVRSRTTPMGTVTTIRDHTDLESLGTELASMRTLSDALRAQTHEHANRLHTIVSLMELGRSAEALEFATRDMAVSQHLTDEMIGSVDEPVIGALLVGKFAQAGELGVQLTVDSAGTLADSGLSVQDLVTVLGNLVDNALDAAAGGEPPRRVDVAIRTVSAAPAPPVVVIEVADTGRGVDPDELGQVFTLGHSTKDPGRYGRGLGLALVRQAVNRLGGSLTVTRRIGAVFTVTIPLHAPAAEPQVTPNA
- a CDS encoding response regulator, with protein sequence MLDQESTPAVDASDRSVIQVLIVEDEPLTAEAHAAYLQRLPGFEHAGTAGTGQSAIRLVAEAATTGSPVDLVLMDMNLPDLHGLDVSRRLRAANLECDIIAITAIRDLQVVRGAISAGVVQYLIKPFTYATFAQKLTTYREFHRQLGERSRVTSQADVDQAFNSLRTPTPITLPKGLAEGTLAGVTEFLKARSAPVSAAELTDELGISRVTARRYLEHLAEDGSVLRSPRYGTPGRPENEYTWRRD
- a CDS encoding GNAT family N-acetyltransferase, whose product is MTTEWTLAPSSPADASWMAELRAVVMRADLERLGRWDPVRVRQRFLAAFDSAHTSVITVDGASAGLIAVRPETDALWIEHFYLQPAQQGRGIGGQVLREIMATQGDTRPFRLNVLQGSPARTLYERNGFVVDRQDPIDVYLEAPPRLR
- a CDS encoding sigma-70 family RNA polymerase sigma factor produces the protein MSLAASDDRLEALIRANASDLLAYLERRIDPRADAADVLSETFIVAWRKARTAPTDEIGGRMWLFAIARNLLLNARRSTRRRLAATDRLRHELDHPPAPTDDLETLAVRDAVAQLPAALRELVELVHWEGFSIVEAAQVSGVSASTARSRYASAKGRLRIALATETEDSIR
- a CDS encoding IclR family transcriptional regulator gives rise to the protein MVSPREHGLAPAQNDVPAARHTLGILTHLAAQRGPVPASTIAQALGLPRSTVYRLLGVLTELGFVLHFPEARRYGIGLAAFELSSGFSRQEPLARLGRPILASLVDKIGESAHLAVLHGRDVIYLVEERAPRRPALVTDVGVRLPSHLTASGRALLATLPLSQLRALFPDKAAFVQRSADDSAHPRGAVSSYRELSRLLVEVRAHGYAAEDGDVTEGIASVAVAVRDHSGWPAAGIAVTFARSSVPPERWPELAAAVEHSAAELSRRISGRAG